The proteins below come from a single Comamonas antarctica genomic window:
- the gspM gene encoding type II secretion system protein GspM: MNTARNNSAAQLKAWRARWAALAPRERQALALALGTIGLALVWWVLLAPALQTLRAAPAQHALLDQQLQRMQRLEAEALRLQADLPPPAAEGGEALPAARPDLQRALQESVANQLGAAARLVLQGERAQLTLTRVPAPALAAWLGQARQNFKVATVEMKLTAATGAAPAAAAAGDQHWDGNLVLSLPPTEAAP, from the coding sequence ATGAATACCGCGCGCAATAACTCCGCGGCGCAGCTCAAGGCCTGGCGCGCGCGCTGGGCCGCCCTCGCGCCGCGCGAACGCCAGGCACTGGCCCTGGCACTCGGCACCATCGGCCTGGCCCTGGTCTGGTGGGTGCTGCTGGCGCCGGCGCTGCAGACGCTGCGCGCGGCCCCGGCCCAGCACGCGCTGCTGGACCAGCAGCTGCAGCGCATGCAACGTCTCGAAGCCGAAGCCCTGCGCCTGCAGGCCGATCTGCCGCCGCCGGCGGCCGAGGGCGGCGAGGCGCTGCCGGCAGCGCGGCCGGACCTGCAGCGCGCGCTGCAGGAATCGGTGGCCAACCAGCTGGGCGCGGCGGCGCGGCTGGTGCTGCAGGGCGAACGCGCGCAGCTCACGCTGACCCGGGTGCCGGCGCCGGCGCTGGCCGCCTGGCTGGGCCAGGCACGGCAGAACTTCAAGGTCGCCACGGTGGAGATGAAGCTCACCGCGGCCACCGGCGCGGCCCCCGCCGCGGCCGCGGCCGGCGATCAGCACTGGGATGGCAATCTGGTGCTGAGCCTGCCGCCCACGGAAGCCGCGCCATGA
- the gspL gene encoding type II secretion system protein GspL → MSLLIIQLPLASADPEGQYAYALSLDRQSVARHASAVAGELPPAGRAVEVVAVVPHHALSWHSITLPAGIAVGARNATTRLRSVVEGLVEEHLLDEPETMHFALQPGARAGQQAWVAACDRAWLRSHLQALEAAERRVDRIVPQFAPAGEGAAAQLWAVGTPESPWLLATGVHPDQGVACAPLDSEGLALLSVPAELAVDASPAVSALAEQRLQRPVRLSGLAEHLLEASRGAWDLAQFDLAVGGRSHALRRLAGATQSLLRAPQWRAARWAVVVLAVAQLVGLNAWAWKERQALAAKQAAVRSSLLEAFPRIQLVVDAPVQMEREVAQLRQRTGSLSAQALEPMLSAAGQALPKGLRPQGIEYGNQELRLLGVRIDAAAQPQVQSQLGTLGYAARFDAQGLVLHAKEQP, encoded by the coding sequence ATGAGCCTTTTGATCATCCAACTGCCGCTGGCGTCCGCGGACCCCGAAGGGCAATACGCCTATGCGCTGAGCCTCGACCGGCAGAGCGTCGCGCGCCATGCCTCGGCCGTGGCCGGCGAACTGCCGCCCGCCGGGCGCGCGGTCGAAGTCGTGGCCGTCGTGCCGCACCACGCGCTGTCCTGGCACAGCATCACGCTGCCCGCAGGCATTGCCGTGGGCGCCCGCAATGCCACCACGCGGCTGCGCTCGGTCGTCGAGGGCCTGGTCGAGGAGCATCTGCTGGACGAACCCGAAACCATGCACTTCGCGTTGCAGCCGGGCGCGCGCGCGGGGCAGCAGGCATGGGTTGCGGCCTGCGACCGGGCCTGGCTGCGCTCGCACCTGCAGGCGCTCGAGGCCGCCGAACGGCGCGTGGACCGCATCGTGCCGCAGTTCGCGCCCGCAGGCGAAGGCGCGGCGGCGCAGCTGTGGGCCGTGGGCACGCCCGAATCGCCCTGGCTGCTGGCCACCGGCGTGCATCCCGACCAGGGCGTGGCGTGCGCGCCGCTGGACAGCGAAGGCCTGGCGCTGCTGAGCGTGCCCGCCGAGCTTGCCGTCGATGCCTCCCCGGCGGTGTCGGCGCTGGCCGAACAGCGCCTGCAGCGGCCGGTGCGGCTGTCGGGCCTGGCCGAGCACCTGCTGGAGGCCAGCCGCGGCGCCTGGGACCTGGCGCAGTTCGACCTGGCGGTCGGCGGCCGCAGCCATGCGCTGCGGCGCCTGGCCGGCGCCACCCAGTCGCTGCTGCGCGCGCCGCAGTGGCGCGCGGCGCGCTGGGCGGTCGTCGTGCTGGCGGTGGCGCAGCTGGTCGGGCTCAATGCCTGGGCCTGGAAGGAGCGCCAGGCGCTTGCCGCCAAGCAGGCCGCGGTCCGCTCCAGCCTGCTTGAAGCCTTTCCGCGCATCCAGCTGGTGGTCGATGCGCCCGTGCAGATGGAGCGTGAAGTCGCCCAGTTGCGCCAGCGCACCGGCAGCCTGTCGGCGCAGGCGCTCGAACCCATGCTGTCGGCCGCAGGCCAGGCATTGCCCAAGGGCCTGCGTCCGCAGGGCATCGAATACGGCAACCAGGAACTGCGCCTGCTCGGCGTCCGCATCGACGCCGCGGCGCAGCCGCAGGTGCAGTCGCAACTGGGCACGCTGGGCTATGCCGCGCGCTTCGACGCTCAGGGCCTGGTACTGCATGCAAAGGAACAACCATGA
- the gspN gene encoding type II secretion system protein N, giving the protein MRSLRRPVRGRAAAASSLSTSPWALAGALSGALLTLVLALPAHWLAAGIERATAGQLQLRDARGTVWTGSARLVLSGGAGSRDPLALPSRVQWQLRPDWRGVRLQLTADCCTPQPLQARILLHWQGVEARIQDQQSEWPAGLLTGLGTPWNTAQIQGQLLLRTQGLRLEWIAGRARSEGQLQLDALGVSSRLSTLRPMGSYRLVFAGGDTPQLTLSTLEGHLQLSGSGQWVGQRLRFRGEASASPEREAALANFLNIIGRRSGARSIISLG; this is encoded by the coding sequence ATGAGGAGCCTGCGCCGTCCCGTGCGCGGCCGCGCGGCAGCGGCCTCCTCGCTGTCGACCAGCCCCTGGGCCCTCGCCGGTGCGCTTTCAGGTGCGCTGTTGACGCTGGTGCTGGCGCTGCCCGCGCACTGGCTGGCCGCGGGCATCGAGCGCGCCACCGCGGGCCAGCTGCAGCTGCGCGACGCACGCGGCACGGTCTGGACCGGCTCGGCACGCCTGGTGCTCAGCGGCGGCGCGGGCAGCCGCGATCCGCTGGCCCTGCCCTCGCGCGTGCAGTGGCAGTTGCGCCCCGACTGGCGTGGCGTGCGGCTGCAGCTGACCGCCGACTGCTGCACGCCGCAGCCGCTGCAGGCGCGCATCCTGCTGCACTGGCAGGGCGTCGAGGCGCGCATCCAGGACCAGCAGAGCGAATGGCCTGCCGGCCTGCTCACGGGCCTGGGCACGCCCTGGAACACGGCGCAGATCCAGGGCCAGCTGCTGCTGCGCACGCAGGGGCTGCGCCTCGAATGGATTGCGGGCCGGGCGCGCAGCGAAGGCCAGCTGCAGCTGGACGCGCTGGGCGTGTCCTCGCGGCTTTCGACGCTGCGCCCCATGGGCAGCTACCGCCTGGTCTTCGCCGGCGGCGATACGCCGCAACTCACGCTGAGCACCCTCGAAGGCCACCTGCAGCTGAGCGGGTCGGGCCAATGGGTCGGCCAGCGCCTGCGCTTTCGCGGCGAGGCCAGCGCCTCGCCCGAGCGCGAGGCGGCGCTGGCCAACTTCCTCAACATCATCGGGCGGCGCAGCGGCGCGCGCTCTATCATTTCCCTGGGCTGA
- the gspD gene encoding type II secretion system secretin GspD → MTFLTARGLRVALHSVAAAALLACAGAHAQTAPRSNEPVTLNFSAAEIEAVARSMATITGRNVVVDPRVKGTMTLISEKPLAPAQAFQQFLAALRLQGFTVVEAAGLYKVIPEADAKLQTGSVAVSQGGRGGAPGGGQIVTQIFKMNFESAANLVPVLRPLISPNNTINVNPGNNSLVITDYADNVQRLSRIIAAMDVSNATDVEVIPLQHAVASEMAVLIGRLIEGGSAGAAPGTVAQGQTDTAYKTTLMAEPRSNALVVRAANPSRLAQVRSLIARLDQPAYATSDAATGNIHVVYLKNADAVTLATTLRAALASDGGVGGNAATGSTATGGMRTTSSTSNSTQNSSSGLSGSSTGLGSSGGLGSSSDSGSLGSSNQPSTGGQIQADPSTNSLIISASPPVYRQLRAVIDQLDGRRAQVLVESLIVEVTANKLAQFGIQWQSLVGNTGGTMGVIGTNSGTSGANILGVAAGLASGTTAAAAALGNLGAGLNVGIAPRINGRYYLGALANFLENSGDANVLSTPNLMTLDNEEAKIIIGNNVPFVTGSYASTTGTSTVNPFTTVQRQDVGLMLRVRPQINENGTVKMSVYQEVSKIDASTLKDTNGPTTSKRSIESNVLVEDGSIIVLGGLLQDDYSQAEDKVPFLGDIPGVGNLFRSENRSRRKTNLMVFLRPVVVRDAAAADALMADRYEVIRAAQQGLQPRPSVVLDSVTGAPVLPTLQPGGPAQPLATVPFAPEVAPRPRIQPISATDSAYSAP, encoded by the coding sequence ATGACCTTCCTCACTGCACGCGGCCTGCGCGTCGCCCTCCACTCCGTTGCCGCTGCCGCCTTGCTGGCCTGTGCCGGCGCCCATGCCCAGACCGCGCCGCGCAGCAATGAACCGGTGACGCTGAACTTCTCGGCGGCCGAGATCGAGGCCGTGGCGCGTTCCATGGCCACCATCACCGGCCGCAACGTCGTGGTCGACCCGCGCGTCAAGGGCACCATGACGCTGATCAGCGAGAAGCCGCTGGCCCCGGCCCAGGCCTTCCAGCAATTCCTGGCCGCGCTGCGCCTGCAGGGTTTCACCGTGGTCGAGGCCGCGGGCCTGTACAAGGTGATTCCCGAAGCCGATGCCAAGCTGCAGACCGGCAGCGTCGCCGTGTCCCAGGGCGGGCGCGGCGGCGCGCCGGGCGGCGGCCAGATCGTGACGCAGATCTTCAAGATGAATTTCGAGAGCGCGGCCAACCTGGTGCCGGTGCTGCGGCCGCTGATCAGCCCGAACAACACCATCAACGTGAACCCGGGCAACAACTCGCTGGTCATCACCGACTACGCCGACAACGTGCAGCGCCTGTCGCGCATCATTGCCGCGATGGACGTGTCGAACGCCACCGACGTCGAAGTGATTCCGCTGCAGCATGCCGTGGCTTCCGAGATGGCGGTGCTGATCGGCCGGCTGATCGAAGGCGGCAGCGCGGGCGCGGCGCCCGGCACCGTGGCCCAGGGCCAGACCGACACCGCCTACAAGACCACGCTGATGGCCGAGCCGCGCAGCAACGCGCTGGTGGTGCGCGCCGCCAACCCGTCGCGGCTGGCCCAGGTGCGCTCGCTGATCGCGCGCCTCGACCAACCGGCCTATGCGACTTCCGATGCGGCCACCGGCAACATCCATGTGGTCTACCTGAAGAATGCCGATGCGGTGACGCTGGCCACCACGCTGCGCGCCGCGCTGGCCAGCGACGGCGGCGTCGGCGGCAACGCCGCCACGGGCAGCACGGCCACGGGCGGCATGCGCACCACCAGCAGCACCAGCAACAGCACGCAAAACAGCAGCAGCGGCCTGTCGGGCAGCAGCACCGGCCTGGGCAGCAGCGGCGGGCTGGGCAGCAGCAGCGACAGCGGCAGCCTGGGCAGCAGCAACCAGCCCTCGACCGGCGGCCAGATCCAGGCCGACCCGTCGACCAACTCGCTGATCATCAGCGCCTCGCCGCCGGTCTACCGCCAGCTGCGCGCGGTCATCGACCAGCTCGACGGCCGCCGCGCGCAGGTTCTGGTCGAGAGCCTGATCGTCGAGGTCACGGCCAACAAGCTGGCGCAGTTCGGCATCCAATGGCAATCGCTGGTCGGCAACACCGGCGGCACCATGGGCGTGATCGGCACCAACTCCGGCACCAGCGGCGCCAACATCCTAGGCGTGGCCGCAGGGCTTGCCAGCGGCACGACCGCGGCGGCGGCGGCGCTGGGCAACCTGGGCGCGGGCCTGAACGTCGGCATCGCGCCGCGCATCAACGGCCGCTACTACCTGGGCGCGCTCGCGAACTTCCTGGAAAACAGCGGCGATGCCAACGTGCTGTCCACTCCCAACCTGATGACGCTCGACAACGAGGAAGCGAAGATCATCATCGGCAACAACGTGCCCTTCGTGACCGGCTCCTACGCCAGCACCACCGGCACCTCGACGGTGAACCCGTTCACCACCGTGCAGCGCCAGGACGTGGGCCTGATGCTGCGCGTGCGCCCGCAGATCAACGAGAACGGCACCGTGAAGATGTCGGTCTACCAGGAAGTCTCGAAGATCGACGCCTCGACGCTCAAGGACACCAACGGCCCGACCACCAGCAAGCGCTCCATCGAATCGAACGTGCTGGTCGAGGACGGCAGCATCATCGTGCTCGGCGGCCTGCTGCAAGACGATTACTCGCAGGCCGAGGACAAGGTGCCCTTTCTGGGCGACATCCCCGGCGTGGGCAACCTGTTTCGCAGCGAGAACCGCTCGCGCCGCAAGACCAATCTGATGGTGTTCCTGCGCCCGGTGGTGGTGCGCGATGCGGCCGCGGCCGATGCGCTGATGGCCGACCGCTACGAGGTCATCCGCGCGGCGCAGCAGGGCCTGCAGCCGCGCCCCAGCGTGGTGCTCGACAGCGTCACCGGCGCGCCGGTGCTGCCCACCCTGCAGCCCGGCGGCCCGGCCCAGCCGCTGGCCACCGTGCCGTTCGCACCCGAGGTGGCGCCGCGCCCGCGCATCCAGCCGATCTCCGCGACCGACAGCGCCTACAGCGCGCCCTGA
- the gspK gene encoding type II secretion system minor pseudopilin GspK translates to MKLFHLRHRTPIPRRPARGAALLTAMLTVTLVATFAATALWQQWRAVEIETAERARSQAGWILLGALDWSRVVLREDGRAGGPDHLAEPWAVPLQEAKLSTFLAAEGNVSQVDDGSSETTNAFLSGEIIDLQSRMNLRNLLQDNEANDQAFARLFDRLGVPASYLQQITVNLRTAQAAGSNPETTAPLMPRTLAQLGWMGIPREIIARLEPHVTMLPVVTPVNLNTASAEVIWASLEGLDWAKASQFIQAREASPLRNTIEARARLGLASDAPLNNLGISSTFFEIRGRLRLGETLVSERSLVQRTGMNVVTLWRERGNWTSSNLPLAERPAARNNPL, encoded by the coding sequence ATGAAGCTGTTTCACCTGCGCCATCGCACCCCCATCCCGCGCCGCCCGGCGCGCGGTGCCGCGCTGCTCACGGCCATGCTGACCGTGACGCTGGTGGCGACGTTTGCCGCCACCGCGCTGTGGCAGCAATGGCGCGCGGTGGAGATCGAAACCGCCGAGCGCGCGCGCAGCCAGGCCGGCTGGATCCTGCTGGGCGCGCTCGACTGGTCGCGCGTGGTGCTGCGCGAAGACGGGCGCGCGGGCGGTCCCGACCATCTGGCCGAACCCTGGGCGGTGCCGCTGCAGGAAGCCAAGCTCTCGACCTTCCTGGCCGCCGAAGGCAATGTGAGCCAGGTCGATGACGGCTCGAGCGAAACCACCAATGCCTTCCTCTCCGGCGAGATCATCGACCTGCAGTCGCGCATGAACCTGCGCAACCTGCTGCAGGACAACGAGGCCAACGACCAGGCCTTCGCGCGGCTGTTCGACCGCCTGGGCGTGCCCGCGAGCTACCTGCAGCAGATCACGGTCAACCTGCGCACGGCCCAGGCCGCGGGCAGCAACCCCGAAACCACGGCACCGCTCATGCCGCGCACGCTGGCCCAGCTCGGCTGGATGGGTATCCCGCGCGAAATCATCGCCCGGCTGGAGCCGCATGTGACGATGCTGCCCGTGGTCACGCCCGTCAACCTCAACACCGCCAGCGCCGAAGTGATCTGGGCCAGCCTCGAGGGCCTCGACTGGGCCAAGGCCAGCCAGTTCATCCAGGCGCGCGAGGCCAGCCCGCTGCGCAACACCATCGAAGCCCGCGCCCGCCTCGGGCTCGCCTCCGACGCGCCGCTGAACAATCTCGGCATCTCATCGACCTTCTTCGAGATCCGCGGCCGGCTGCGGCTCGGTGAAACGCTGGTCAGCGAGCGCTCGCTGGTGCAGCGCACCGGCATGAACGTCGTCACGCTGTGGCGCGAGCGCGGCAACTGGACCTCTTCGAACCTGCCCCTGGCCGAACGGCCCGCGGCACGCAACAACCCTTTATGA
- the gspI gene encoding type II secretion system minor pseudopilin GspI, whose protein sequence is MRPLPRRARGFTLIEVLVALGIVAIALLAGTQATSALTRNAQRQTDMLLGQLCAENELVRMRLSQQMPPVGDSSGTCEQAGKLFNVTLVVRPTPNPSFRRADVKVSDGQYPVLSITSIVGRF, encoded by the coding sequence ATGAGGCCGCTGCCGCGCCGCGCCCGCGGCTTCACGCTGATCGAAGTTCTGGTCGCGCTGGGCATCGTCGCGATCGCGCTGCTCGCGGGCACCCAGGCGACCTCGGCGTTGACGCGCAACGCCCAGCGCCAGACCGACATGCTGCTGGGCCAGCTGTGCGCCGAAAATGAACTGGTGCGCATGCGCCTGTCGCAGCAGATGCCGCCAGTGGGCGACAGCAGCGGCACCTGCGAGCAGGCGGGCAAGCTGTTCAATGTCACGCTGGTCGTGCGGCCCACGCCCAACCCGAGTTTCCGCCGCGCCGACGTCAAGGTCAGCGACGGCCAGTATCCGGTGCTGAGCATCACCTCCATCGTGGGACGGTTCTGA
- a CDS encoding PulJ/GspJ family protein has translation MPRPHAHARGFTLVELLVALVAMALMALMGWRGLDSMMRSQQYTQAHTDAHAVMQTALAQWSADLDGLMALDNTQAIAWDGQALRMTRRNAVAPEAGALVVAWTRRTSQGSDQWLRWQSPPVRTRNEWNDAWNQAGLWARNPSAEQRTRETALFPLANWSIYFFRDGAWSNPQSSDASTSAASDAASAAAAAAAAAAASTTGTTTDATTTNTGTMAGTTAASGTAANAIPDGVRIVLELAPGSGLSGRLIRDWVNPLRQNMRS, from the coding sequence ATCCCTCGCCCCCATGCCCATGCCCGCGGTTTCACGCTCGTGGAACTGCTGGTCGCCCTGGTGGCCATGGCGCTGATGGCATTGATGGGCTGGCGCGGGCTGGACAGCATGATGCGCTCGCAGCAGTACACCCAGGCCCATACCGATGCGCATGCGGTGATGCAGACCGCGCTGGCGCAATGGAGCGCTGACCTCGACGGCCTGATGGCGCTGGACAACACCCAGGCCATCGCCTGGGACGGCCAGGCACTGCGCATGACGCGGCGCAACGCCGTGGCGCCCGAAGCCGGGGCCCTGGTGGTGGCGTGGACGCGGCGCACCAGCCAGGGCAGCGACCAATGGCTGCGCTGGCAGTCGCCGCCGGTGCGCACCCGCAACGAGTGGAACGATGCCTGGAACCAGGCCGGGCTCTGGGCGCGCAATCCCAGCGCGGAGCAGCGCACCCGCGAAACCGCGCTGTTCCCGCTGGCCAACTGGTCGATCTACTTCTTCCGCGATGGCGCCTGGAGCAATCCGCAATCCAGCGATGCCTCGACCAGCGCGGCTTCGGATGCGGCCAGTGCGGCAGCGGCTGCGGCGGCGGCCGCCGCCGCCTCGACCACCGGCACCACGACCGACGCCACGACCACCAACACCGGCACCATGGCCGGCACCACCGCCGCCAGCGGCACGGCGGCGAATGCGATCCCCGATGGCGTGCGCATCGTGCTCGAACTGGCGCCCGGCAGCGGCCTGTCCGGGCGGCTGATCCGCGACTGGGTCAATCCGCTGCGCCAGAACATGCGCTCATGA
- a CDS encoding GspE/PulE family protein: protein MRYPLPYAYARSAQLLIEDDGHQPVLWHGPAPDFQALSEVQRKFAVQQWQSTDATLLAQRISAAYAQGESNAARIVSEVESDADLSRMMQDLPAVEDLLETADDAPIIRMLNALLTQAARDGASDIHIEPYERHSSVRFRVDGDLREVVQPNRALHAALISRLKIMADLDISEKRLPQDGRISLRLGTRAIDVRVSTLPSAHGERAVLRLLDKSGSKLTLEAVGMQGETLERIESLIRQPHGIILVTGPTGSGKTTTLYAALQRLDATSGNIMTVEDPIEYELPGIGQTQVNSKIDLTFAKALRAILRQDPDVIMIGEIRDFETAQIAIQASLTGHLVLATLHTNDAPSAVTRLIDMGVEPFLLSSSLLGVLAQRLVRKLDASEPSGYKGRTGVFELLVVDDAIRSQIHAQASEADIRAAALASGMTLMRDDGERLVRSGITTPEEVLRVTRD, encoded by the coding sequence ATGCGCTATCCCCTGCCCTATGCCTATGCCCGCAGCGCGCAGCTGCTGATCGAAGACGACGGCCACCAGCCCGTGCTGTGGCACGGGCCCGCGCCCGACTTCCAGGCCCTGTCCGAAGTGCAGCGCAAGTTCGCCGTGCAGCAGTGGCAGTCCACCGATGCGACGCTGCTGGCGCAGCGCATCAGCGCCGCCTATGCCCAGGGCGAATCGAACGCGGCGCGCATCGTGAGCGAGGTCGAGTCCGATGCCGACCTGTCGCGCATGATGCAGGACCTGCCCGCGGTCGAGGATCTGCTGGAGACCGCCGACGACGCGCCCATCATCCGCATGCTCAACGCGCTGCTGACCCAGGCCGCGCGCGACGGCGCCAGCGACATCCACATCGAGCCCTACGAGCGCCACTCGAGCGTGCGCTTTCGCGTCGACGGCGACCTGCGCGAAGTGGTGCAGCCGAACCGTGCGCTGCACGCGGCGCTGATCTCGCGGCTGAAGATCATGGCCGATCTCGACATCTCGGAAAAGCGCCTGCCGCAGGACGGGCGCATCAGCCTGCGCCTGGGCACGCGCGCCATCGACGTGCGCGTCTCGACGCTGCCCAGCGCCCATGGCGAGCGCGCCGTGCTGCGTCTGCTCGACAAGAGCGGCTCCAAGCTCACGCTTGAAGCCGTGGGCATGCAGGGCGAGACGCTGGAGCGCATCGAATCGCTGATCCGCCAGCCGCACGGCATCATCCTGGTCACCGGGCCGACTGGTTCGGGCAAGACCACGACGCTCTACGCGGCGCTGCAGCGGCTCGATGCGACCAGCGGCAACATCATGACCGTCGAGGACCCGATCGAGTACGAGCTGCCCGGCATCGGCCAGACGCAGGTCAATTCCAAGATCGACCTGACGTTCGCCAAGGCGCTGCGCGCCATCCTGCGCCAGGATCCAGACGTGATCATGATCGGCGAAATCCGCGACTTCGAGACCGCGCAGATCGCCATCCAGGCCTCGCTGACGGGCCACCTGGTGCTGGCCACGCTGCACACCAACGACGCGCCCAGCGCCGTCACGCGGCTGATCGACATGGGTGTCGAGCCCTTCCTGCTGAGCAGCTCGCTGCTGGGCGTGCTGGCGCAGCGGCTGGTGCGCAAGCTGGACGCGTCCGAACCCAGCGGCTACAAGGGCCGCACCGGCGTGTTCGAGCTGCTGGTGGTTGACGACGCGATCCGCAGCCAGATCCATGCCCAGGCCAGCGAGGCCGACATCCGCGCCGCGGCGCTGGCCAGCGGCATGACGCTGATGCGCGACGACGGCGAACGCCTGGTGCGCTCGGGCATCACCACGCCGGAAGAAGTGCTGCGCGTCACGCGCGACTGA
- a CDS encoding prepilin-type N-terminal cleavage/methylation domain-containing protein codes for MTRARGFSLLELLVVISIMALATAGVALSLRDTGQSRLEREGQRLAALLEAGRAQARASGTLVRWQVQGNGFRFVGLPPGSTLPTQWLDAGTRVADGTVLVLGPDPLLPPQRTLLTHVDTPELRLAIGTDGLRPFGPEGSQ; via the coding sequence ATGACACGCGCACGCGGTTTTTCCCTGTTGGAGTTGCTGGTGGTAATCAGCATCATGGCACTGGCCACGGCCGGGGTCGCGCTGTCGCTGCGCGACACCGGGCAAAGCCGTCTCGAGCGCGAAGGCCAGCGGCTGGCCGCCCTGCTCGAAGCCGGCCGGGCGCAGGCGCGCGCCAGCGGCACGCTGGTGCGCTGGCAGGTCCAGGGCAACGGTTTTCGTTTCGTCGGCTTGCCACCCGGCAGCACCCTGCCCACGCAGTGGCTCGATGCGGGCACGCGCGTCGCCGACGGTACCGTGCTGGTTCTCGGCCCCGATCCGCTGCTGCCACCGCAGCGCACGCTTTTGACGCATGTGGACACCCCCGAACTGCGCCTGGCCATCGGCACCGACGGCCTGCGGCCGTTCGGGCCCGAAGGCAGCCAATGA